A window of the Euzebya pacifica genome harbors these coding sequences:
- a CDS encoding fused DSP-PTPase phosphatase/NAD kinase-like protein — translation MNTTHPTPDTIPEPRLDDPAAQRGTRRWLRRPTRPRGWVLAVVIGTVVLIGLGNLAIVSSHLTALAIGPDDDLELAGIPRARAIDDRVWRGRAPTDEGYRALADRGVEVVVDLRAEEFEQAPVALLDELGLEFVHMPIRDGQTPTTRQVERFMEVVDEAGGTVFVHCGAGVGRTGVMAAAYSSLTTDESNAGLLWENLSIGPPSLEQITYALTVDGELPLEQPPVAVRGLSRLFDGPRRIWHNLRGDV, via the coding sequence ATGAACACCACACACCCCACCCCCGACACCATTCCCGAGCCGAGGCTCGACGATCCCGCTGCCCAGCGCGGAACCCGTCGGTGGCTGCGACGCCCGACCCGTCCCCGAGGCTGGGTGCTGGCCGTCGTCATCGGCACTGTCGTCCTGATCGGCCTGGGCAACCTGGCCATCGTGAGCAGCCACCTGACGGCGCTGGCCATCGGTCCCGACGACGACCTGGAGCTGGCCGGCATCCCACGGGCCCGGGCGATCGATGATCGCGTCTGGCGCGGCCGCGCACCCACCGACGAGGGGTACCGAGCCCTGGCCGACCGCGGCGTCGAGGTCGTGGTCGACCTGCGCGCGGAGGAGTTCGAGCAGGCCCCGGTGGCGTTGCTCGACGAGCTGGGCCTGGAGTTCGTGCACATGCCGATCCGCGACGGCCAGACCCCGACCACCCGCCAGGTCGAGCGGTTCATGGAGGTCGTCGACGAGGCCGGCGGCACTGTCTTCGTGCACTGCGGCGCCGGGGTCGGTCGCACCGGTGTGATGGCGGCGGCCTACAGCTCGTTGACGACCGACGAGTCCAACGCGGGCCTGCTGTGGGAGAACCTCTCCATCGGCCCGCCCAGCCTCGAGCAGATCACCTACGCGCTCACCGTCGACGGGGAGCTGCCGCTGGAGCAGCCGCCGGTTGCCGTCCGCGGCCTCAGCCGGCTGTTCGACGGCCCCCGACGGATCTGGCACAACCTGCGCGGCGACGTCTGA